In uncultured Cohaesibacter sp., a genomic segment contains:
- a CDS encoding ABC transporter permease subunit (The N-terminal region of this protein, as described by TIGR01726, is a three transmembrane segment that identifies a subfamily of ABC transporter permease subunits, which specificities that include histidine, arginine, glutamine, glutamate, L-cystine (sic), the opines (in Agrobacterium) octopine and nopaline, etc.), translating into MLELFSYGPLGWGDEILSGLRITLCLAATTLPVGLLLGFAVAGCSLSQNRIGRAIGVGYTTLMRGLPEILTLFIVYNGFGLLLNHAVTSLFPDFGRVELSPFAAGVVALSMVFAAFAAEVLRGAFLAIPKGEVMAGQAIGMTPRQIFWRIKLPLLWRFALPGLGNLWLNLLKDTALVSVIALDDLMRASKVAVGVTKQPFTFYLVACLLYWVFCLLSELVLEQMEKRANRGVRSV; encoded by the coding sequence ATGCTTGAGTTGTTCTCCTACGGGCCCCTTGGCTGGGGTGACGAGATCCTCTCTGGCTTGCGGATCACGCTGTGCCTTGCAGCTACGACCCTGCCAGTGGGGCTGCTCCTCGGATTTGCGGTAGCGGGATGTTCGCTATCGCAAAACCGGATCGGGCGTGCCATCGGGGTGGGTTACACCACCCTGATGCGCGGGCTGCCCGAAATCCTGACGCTTTTCATCGTCTATAACGGCTTCGGCCTTTTGCTGAACCATGCGGTGACCTCGCTCTTTCCCGATTTCGGTCGGGTGGAACTGTCGCCCTTTGCCGCTGGTGTGGTGGCGCTGTCGATGGTGTTTGCGGCCTTTGCCGCAGAGGTGCTGCGCGGTGCCTTTCTGGCCATTCCCAAGGGGGAAGTCATGGCCGGGCAGGCGATCGGCATGACGCCCCGCCAGATCTTCTGGCGCATCAAACTGCCGCTGTTGTGGCGGTTTGCCCTGCCGGGGCTTGGCAATCTGTGGCTCAACCTGCTCAAGGACACGGCACTGGTGTCGGTCATTGCGCTCGATGACCTGATGCGCGCCAGCAAGGTGGCGGTCGGCGTGACCAAACAGCCCTTCACCTTCTATCTGGTTGCCTGCCTGCTCTATTGGGTGTTCTGTCTGCTGTCCGAGCTGGTTCTGGAACAGATGGAAAAGCGGGCCAACCGCGGGGTGAGGAGCGTATAG
- a CDS encoding DeoR/GlpR family DNA-binding transcription regulator → MPAERRQQLIQWFQTNVSGTNQELARMFNISVSTVRRDLDSLAAEGIVRRTHGGAVRIRSRTNFEPSTDLARRTAVEEKSSIVRHTLQMIEPKQSIIIDSGAVIAHMLAEELAANTIPLTVITNDLYVATTLTYKEHIKLIVPGGSCRFGSYGLLGQPGLDFLVDIRCDCFFMSAQALDMECASETLLDVMLMKRAMIEASERTVLMLDSSRFFDRALYRTVPIETFDTIITDEGLSEEAIEKIRLRGINLEIAKL, encoded by the coding sequence TTGCCTGCTGAGCGACGACAACAACTGATTCAGTGGTTTCAAACCAATGTGTCCGGCACGAATCAGGAGTTGGCGCGGATGTTCAACATTTCCGTCTCGACCGTGAGACGGGATCTCGACTCGCTCGCTGCCGAAGGCATCGTTCGCCGCACCCACGGGGGCGCGGTGCGCATTCGCTCCCGGACCAACTTCGAGCCATCAACCGACCTTGCCCGCCGCACGGCGGTCGAGGAGAAAAGCTCCATCGTGCGGCATACATTGCAGATGATCGAGCCCAAGCAGAGCATTATCATCGATTCCGGCGCCGTGATTGCCCACATGCTGGCAGAGGAACTTGCGGCCAATACGATTCCCCTGACGGTCATCACCAACGACCTCTATGTGGCCACGACCCTGACCTACAAGGAGCATATCAAGCTGATTGTTCCAGGCGGTTCCTGTCGCTTCGGGTCCTATGGTCTGCTGGGCCAGCCGGGGCTCGACTTTCTGGTCGATATCCGCTGTGACTGCTTCTTCATGTCGGCTCAGGCGCTCGACATGGAATGCGCGTCCGAGACGCTGCTGGATGTCATGTTGATGAAGCGGGCGATGATCGAGGCATCGGAACGGACGGTCCTGATGCTCGACAGCAGCCGCTTTTTCGATCGTGCCCTTTATCGCACAGTGCCGATTGAAACCTTCGACACCATCATCACCGATGAGGGTCTCAGTGAAGAGGCCATCGAAAAGATCCGTCTGCGCGGAATCAATCTCGAGATCGCCAAGCTTTAG
- a CDS encoding ABC transporter permease, with protein sequence MALIEILTQYWPKIIDGAGITLLLTGMGAVLAAIFAPLLALIRAQGSALAQVPVRLYISFIRGTPILAQLFLVFYGSGQFRPELQSIGLWHFFRDPFNCAVLVFAVNSCAYQTEIMRGGIQSVAPGEIEAARAIGMSRLQVLRRVIFPHAYRNAWPALGNEVILLMKASALASVVTVFDLMGQTRLIFSRTFDFSAYFWAAVLYLTITACFVFVWRTIERRLSRHVLGRSPKGAL encoded by the coding sequence ATGGCCTTGATTGAAATTCTGACCCAATATTGGCCCAAGATCATCGATGGTGCCGGTATAACGCTGCTGCTGACCGGGATGGGGGCTGTCCTAGCTGCCATCTTTGCGCCGCTTCTTGCCCTGATCCGAGCCCAAGGATCGGCGCTGGCGCAGGTGCCGGTGCGGCTCTATATCTCCTTCATCCGCGGCACGCCCATTCTGGCGCAGCTGTTCCTTGTCTTCTATGGCTCGGGGCAGTTCCGGCCCGAGTTGCAGTCGATCGGCCTGTGGCATTTCTTCCGTGATCCGTTCAATTGCGCGGTGCTGGTGTTTGCCGTCAACTCCTGTGCCTATCAGACCGAGATCATGCGCGGCGGCATCCAGTCGGTTGCGCCGGGCGAGATCGAGGCGGCGCGGGCGATCGGCATGTCGCGCTTGCAGGTGTTGAGGCGGGTGATCTTCCCGCATGCCTACCGCAACGCCTGGCCTGCGCTGGGCAACGAGGTCATTCTGCTGATGAAGGCATCGGCGCTGGCCTCCGTGGTCACGGTGTTCGACCTGATGGGGCAGACACGCCTCATTTTCTCGCGCACCTTCGATTTCTCGGCCTATTTCTGGGCCGCGGTTCTCTATCTCACGATTACAGCCTGTTTCGTCTTTGTCTGGCGGACCATTGAACGGCGACTGTCAAGGCATGTGCTGGGGCGATCCCCGAAGGGAGCATTGTGA
- a CDS encoding ATP-binding cassette domain-containing protein codes for MQPTSSPDIVLKAQDIHKSFGPTEVLKGISLEARNHDVISILGASGSGKSTFLRCLNFLEVPTSGTVSVHGEEIVVRKDRPGDPRQIERIRQHLGMVFQQFNLWSHRTVLENVMEGPVQVKRRSKAEAQDQAEALLARVGLADRMSMYPSQLSGGQQQRVAIARALAMEPDVILFDEPTSALDPELVGEVLKVMQDLAAEGRTMIVVTHEMDFAREVSTEVMFLHEGRVAERGPTDKLFDNPDSEAFARFISKIR; via the coding sequence ATGCAGCCAACTTCTTCACCCGATATTGTGCTCAAGGCACAGGACATTCACAAGAGCTTTGGCCCCACCGAAGTGCTCAAGGGCATCTCGCTGGAAGCCCGCAACCATGATGTGATTTCCATCCTTGGGGCTTCCGGCTCGGGCAAGTCGACCTTCCTGCGCTGTCTCAATTTCCTCGAGGTGCCAACGTCCGGCACCGTCAGTGTGCATGGCGAGGAAATTGTGGTGCGCAAGGACCGGCCGGGTGATCCGCGCCAGATCGAGCGCATTCGCCAGCATCTGGGCATGGTGTTCCAGCAGTTCAACCTGTGGAGCCACCGCACGGTGCTGGAAAATGTCATGGAAGGGCCGGTACAGGTCAAGCGTCGCTCCAAGGCGGAGGCTCAGGATCAAGCCGAGGCCCTGCTGGCGCGGGTCGGTCTTGCCGACCGTATGAGCATGTACCCATCCCAGCTTTCGGGCGGTCAGCAGCAGCGCGTCGCCATTGCCCGCGCTCTGGCCATGGAGCCGGATGTCATCCTGTTCGATGAACCGACGTCGGCGCTCGATCCGGAACTCGTTGGCGAGGTGCTCAAGGTCATGCAGGATCTGGCAGCCGAAGGGCGCACGATGATCGTCGTGACCCACGAGATGGACTTTGCCCGCGAGGTTTCCACCGAGGTCATGTTCCTGCATGAGGGCCGGGTGGCC
- a CDS encoding ABC transporter substrate-binding protein, whose protein sequence is MKKLVKIIGAAVLFAGLATSAYAEKLRLGTEGAYPPFNYVTSEGKIEGFDIEIGLELCKRIGAECEVVAQDWDGIIPGLLADKYDFIIASMFITNERKKQVNFTDPYYKAAMTHVVAKESGITEFTNDALKGMAIGAQSGTTQADYALAKYPDADIRLYPTQDEANLDMASGRIDVMVGDMLPLLDFVEKTEDGKCCKIAGEPITDPEFVGDGVGIALRKEDTDLLARLNKALAEIRADGTYKAINDKYFTIDIYTMK, encoded by the coding sequence ATGAAGAAACTTGTAAAGATTATTGGCGCAGCCGTACTGTTCGCCGGTCTCGCCACGAGCGCTTATGCTGAAAAACTGCGGCTTGGCACGGAGGGCGCCTATCCTCCGTTCAACTATGTCACCTCCGAGGGCAAGATCGAGGGCTTCGATATCGAGATCGGGCTGGAGCTTTGCAAGCGCATCGGCGCCGAGTGCGAAGTCGTGGCGCAGGATTGGGATGGCATCATTCCGGGCCTTTTGGCTGACAAGTATGATTTCATCATCGCCTCGATGTTCATCACCAACGAGCGCAAGAAACAGGTCAATTTCACGGACCCCTACTACAAGGCTGCCATGACCCATGTTGTGGCCAAGGAGTCCGGCATCACCGAGTTCACCAATGACGCCCTCAAGGGCATGGCAATCGGCGCCCAGTCCGGTACCACCCAGGCTGACTATGCGCTGGCCAAGTATCCGGACGCCGATATCCGCCTCTATCCGACCCAGGACGAAGCCAACCTCGACATGGCCTCTGGCCGTATCGACGTGATGGTCGGCGATATGCTGCCGCTTCTGGACTTTGTTGAAAAAACCGAAGACGGCAAATGCTGCAAGATTGCTGGCGAGCCGATCACCGATCCTGAGTTTGTGGGCGATGGCGTCGGTATCGCCCTGCGCAAGGAAGACACCGATCTTCTGGCACGTCTCAACAAGGCTCTGGCCGAAATCCGTGCCGATGGCACCTACAAGGCAATCAACGACAAATATTTCACGATCGATATCTATACGATGAAATAA
- a CDS encoding MurR/RpiR family transcriptional regulator has protein sequence MTVPLSLRDRLSDATKSGSRSHCAIASFMLARFKDLPFETAATLAEKVQVSEASVGRFCRAIGYANFKDLKDHLKDDMGDQPWLIKDRLDALRSADSQRDERLRQGLEAEMSGLVGVYELAQTAEWERVVARLATSPKIFVAGFQTERGLGQYFASQMQYVRIGVHLIDLAAGNFSEVLTERGDCCLVIFEARRYSRQALVLAREARKAGIPVTLVTDHFCDWGKEFADEQFMVATQFNQFWDSTAHMAILSNLLINDIFLSLGEGAEARLNQVARLYGAFTGHVGNPLTSVSE, from the coding sequence ATGACCGTTCCTCTTTCCCTGCGTGATCGCCTTTCAGACGCGACGAAGTCCGGCTCCCGCTCGCATTGCGCCATTGCGAGCTTCATGCTGGCGCGCTTCAAGGACCTGCCATTTGAAACGGCAGCGACCCTGGCTGAGAAGGTGCAGGTGAGCGAAGCCAGCGTCGGGCGGTTCTGCCGGGCCATCGGCTATGCCAATTTCAAGGACCTCAAGGACCATCTGAAAGACGACATGGGCGATCAACCTTGGCTGATCAAGGACCGGCTCGATGCCTTGCGCAGTGCCGACAGCCAGCGCGACGAGCGATTGCGGCAGGGGCTGGAGGCCGAGATGTCCGGGCTGGTCGGGGTCTATGAGCTGGCGCAGACGGCAGAATGGGAGCGGGTCGTTGCTCGCCTTGCAACGTCCCCGAAGATCTTCGTGGCCGGTTTCCAGACCGAGCGCGGTCTGGGCCAGTATTTTGCCAGCCAGATGCAATATGTCCGGATCGGGGTGCATCTCATTGATCTCGCTGCGGGCAATTTCTCCGAGGTGCTGACCGAGCGGGGGGATTGCTGTCTGGTGATCTTCGAGGCGCGGCGCTATTCCCGCCAAGCGCTGGTGCTGGCGCGTGAGGCACGCAAGGCCGGCATTCCGGTTACCCTTGTTACCGACCATTTCTGCGACTGGGGCAAGGAGTTTGCCGACGAACAGTTCATGGTCGCCACGCAATTCAACCAGTTCTGGGATTCCACGGCGCATATGGCCATTCTCAGTAACCTGTTGATCAACGATATTTTCCTGTCGCTTGGCGAGGGGGCCGAGGCGCGACTCAATCAGGTTGCTCGCCTCTATGGTGCCTTCACCGGCCATGTCGGCAATCCGCTTACGTCCGTATCCGAATAG